In Rhizobium lusitanum, a genomic segment contains:
- a CDS encoding type II toxin-antitoxin system RelE/ParE family toxin, translating to MIAPDNERAADALLTRILDKAELAAGQPLMGSPRPELSPTAGILIEGRYVVIYEPMTYGIFVFAVVYGPRDVENWLR from the coding sequence ATGATCGCGCCGGACAATGAACGGGCAGCGGATGCCCTTCTCACGCGGATTTTGGACAAGGCCGAGCTTGCGGCAGGACAGCCTCTCATGGGGTCTCCTCGGCCGGAATTGAGCCCCACGGCGGGAATTCTCATTGAGGGGCGTTATGTTGTCATCTACGAGCCGATGACTTACGGGATCTTTGTCTTTGCGGTCGTCTATGGGCCGCGCGACGTTGAAAACTGGTTGCGCTGA
- a CDS encoding type II toxin-antitoxin system ParD family antitoxin: MRTLTISLSPQQVARLHDAVESGAYASNSEVVRDALRLWEQREEIRLLEINRLKRAYDEGMASGEGREVDAKTLLAELKAEIRRGG, from the coding sequence ATGAGAACCCTCACTATATCCCTTTCTCCGCAGCAGGTGGCGCGTTTGCACGATGCTGTTGAATCCGGAGCTTATGCCTCCAATAGCGAGGTGGTTCGGGATGCCCTGCGTTTATGGGAGCAGCGCGAAGAAATTCGTCTGTTGGAGATCAATCGCCTCAAGAGAGCATATGACGAGGGCATGGCAAGTGGCGAAGGCCGTGAGGTTGATGCCAAAACCCTTCTGGCGGAGTTGAAGGCGGAAATCCGTCGCGGTGGCTAA
- a CDS encoding APC family permease: protein MTDIVDASAPAGTEGKLIRALDWKGAFWVAAGVPPLVLFSIGGIAGATGKLAFVVWIISMVMGFLQSFTYAEIAGMFGNKSGGASVYGATAWLRYSKFIAPLSVWCNWFAWSPVLSLGCAIAAGYILNAFYPIPAADSQAVIAWISAHATSIAADSPRVAEYITAHAGTAPADAVTALLSADGVSALTPAIRNWSLFSFSIPFLATANINATFFIGGILMLVIFAIQHRGISETASVQKWLAIIVLVPLLIIGVYPIFSGQIAATNVTGLMPPTAAYAATDGTWSNGGWTLFLGGLYIAAWSTYGFETAVCYTRELKDPKTDTFKAIFYSGLVCCLFFFLVPFAFQGVLGHSGMLAPGIVDGTGVAEALGGLISAGRIVTQLLVVLMIMALFLAIMTAMAGSSRTLYQGSKDGWLPKYLDHVNENGAPTRAMWTDFAFNLFLLAIASDASGYFFVLAVSNVGYIIFNFLNLNSGWIHRMDSGHIERPWKAPTWLIGLNTILAFVNALFLGAGAKVWGYANALWVGFAFAALILPVFAYRHYVRDGGKFPAGAMDDLGLVGQDLGVKKAGILPYLAIAGGLAIVLFANWFFQLPA from the coding sequence ATGACGGATATTGTGGACGCCAGCGCTCCTGCTGGCACCGAAGGTAAGCTTATACGCGCGCTCGACTGGAAGGGCGCGTTCTGGGTGGCTGCGGGCGTGCCGCCGCTTGTTCTTTTCTCCATCGGCGGTATCGCCGGCGCGACCGGCAAGCTTGCCTTCGTCGTCTGGATCATTTCGATGGTCATGGGGTTCCTGCAGTCCTTTACCTATGCGGAAATCGCCGGCATGTTCGGCAACAAGTCCGGCGGCGCCTCGGTTTATGGCGCAACGGCATGGCTGCGTTATTCGAAGTTCATCGCGCCGCTCTCCGTCTGGTGCAACTGGTTTGCCTGGTCGCCGGTGCTGTCGCTGGGCTGCGCCATCGCTGCCGGCTATATTCTCAACGCTTTCTACCCGATCCCGGCGGCGGATTCGCAGGCTGTTATCGCGTGGATCAGCGCGCATGCCACGTCCATCGCGGCCGATAGCCCCCGCGTTGCCGAATATATTACCGCGCATGCCGGCACCGCGCCGGCGGATGCCGTCACGGCGCTGCTTAGCGCCGATGGCGTTTCGGCGCTGACGCCCGCGATCCGCAACTGGTCGCTCTTCAGCTTCAGCATTCCGTTTCTTGCAACCGCCAACATCAACGCCACCTTCTTCATCGGCGGCATCCTGATGCTGGTCATCTTTGCGATCCAGCATCGTGGCATCTCGGAAACGGCAAGCGTCCAGAAATGGCTGGCGATCATCGTTCTCGTGCCGTTGCTTATTATCGGCGTCTATCCGATTTTTAGCGGCCAGATCGCCGCCACCAACGTCACGGGTCTCATGCCGCCCACCGCCGCCTATGCCGCCACCGATGGCACCTGGAGCAATGGTGGCTGGACGCTCTTCCTTGGCGGCCTCTATATCGCGGCGTGGTCGACCTACGGTTTCGAGACCGCCGTCTGCTACACCCGCGAGCTCAAGGACCCGAAGACCGATACCTTTAAGGCGATCTTCTATTCCGGCCTCGTCTGCTGCCTGTTCTTCTTCCTCGTGCCCTTCGCCTTCCAGGGCGTGCTCGGCCATAGTGGCATGCTGGCGCCCGGCATCGTCGACGGCACCGGCGTTGCGGAAGCGCTTGGCGGCCTGATCAGCGCCGGCCGTATCGTTACCCAACTCCTTGTTGTCCTGATGATCATGGCGCTCTTCCTCGCCATCATGACGGCGATGGCCGGTTCCTCGCGCACGCTCTACCAAGGCTCGAAGGACGGCTGGCTGCCTAAATATCTCGACCATGTGAACGAGAACGGCGCACCAACTAGGGCGATGTGGACGGATTTCGCCTTCAACCTCTTCCTGCTGGCGATCGCATCCGATGCAAGCGGCTACTTCTTCGTGCTGGCCGTCTCCAATGTCGGCTACATCATCTTCAACTTCCTGAACCTCAACTCCGGCTGGATCCACCGGATGGACTCCGGCCATATCGAGCGTCCGTGGAAGGCGCCGACCTGGTTGATCGGCCTCAACACCATCCTTGCCTTCGTCAACGCTCTCTTCCTCGGCGCCGGCGCCAAGGTCTGGGGTTACGCCAACGCGCTCTGGGTCGGCTTCGCCTTCGCGGCCCTGATCCTGCCGGTCTTCGCCTATCGGCATTATGTGCGCGACGGCGGCAAGTTCCCGGCCGGCGCCATGGACGATCTCGGCCTGGTCGGCCAGGATCTCGGCGTCAAGAAGGCAGGCATCCTGCCCTATCTCGCAATCGCCGGCGGCCTTGCCATCGTGCTGTTCGCCAACTGGTTCTTCCAGCTGCCGGCTTAG
- a CDS encoding DUF1989 domain-containing protein: MRDLHPTAAGVRPVSASIIHYPGIPALPPNTERYRCKGGGSLVVRVEPGDHVTVTDSEGGQACELSFLDEKGRFQSAGLGVAFTGNADGLKTILSSDDEGAQRTRTALQRRGADLAKAGAIGIFGEATTPGSTAEFTIALKGLLIVAAPGDAMSPEAQATVTPIEVRIRRSQLIRDYASALPEPLADPIEDVRIRAGAASAYFVRAGEFIQIIDVYGRQCTDFQAFAARKVDKGLDLALDSTVTRTLLGRSYPTPGLPSKAFDRDFEPLVEIVQDTVGRHDAFATACNSRYYDDMGYPGHVNCTDNFNSALAPYGIAGRKGWEALNYFYNTNIDHNNQLYLDEPWSRPGDYVLMRALTDLVCVSSSCPDDIDAANGWDPTDIHVRTFSGKEKFTRAVAYRMTPDADAELTRETAFHPRLSALTRDYTEYRGFWLPNRFSSEGPVEEYWACRERAVVIDLSPLRKFEVTGPDAEELLQYCLTRDVRKLSTGQVVYSAMCYENGGMIDDGTLFRLGDKNFRWIGGDDYSGIWLREQAEKKGFKAWVRSSTDQMHNIALQGPKSRDILKEIIWTAPRQPTIGELEWFRFAVGRIGGFEGAPVVVSRTGYTGELGYEIFCHPKDALTVFDAVWKAGEPYGLKPMGLEALDMVRIEAGLIFAHHEFTDQTDPFEAGIGFTVPLKSKQDDFIGREALIRRKENPRHLMVGLEIQANEAVGHGDCVHIGRAQVGVVTSATRSPILGKTIALARIDVQHAGVGTKVEIGKLDGHQKRLPATIVPLSHYDPQKTRPRS, from the coding sequence ATGCGAGATCTCCATCCGACAGCCGCCGGAGTGCGGCCCGTTTCGGCCAGTATCATCCACTATCCCGGCATTCCGGCGCTGCCGCCGAATACCGAGCGCTACCGCTGTAAGGGCGGCGGATCGCTTGTTGTGCGCGTCGAACCTGGAGACCATGTCACAGTGACCGACAGCGAGGGCGGACAGGCCTGCGAGCTATCCTTCCTGGACGAGAAAGGCCGCTTTCAATCGGCGGGCCTCGGCGTGGCATTCACCGGCAATGCCGACGGCCTCAAAACCATTCTGTCCTCCGATGACGAAGGCGCCCAGCGTACGCGTACGGCCTTGCAGCGGCGCGGCGCCGATCTTGCCAAGGCCGGCGCCATCGGCATCTTCGGAGAAGCAACAACGCCCGGCAGCACGGCCGAATTCACCATCGCGCTGAAAGGCCTGCTGATCGTCGCGGCCCCGGGCGACGCCATGTCGCCGGAGGCGCAAGCGACGGTGACGCCAATCGAGGTCAGGATACGGCGCAGCCAACTCATTCGAGACTATGCCTCCGCTCTGCCGGAGCCCCTGGCCGACCCGATCGAGGATGTCCGTATCAGGGCTGGCGCCGCCTCTGCCTATTTCGTCCGCGCCGGCGAATTCATCCAGATCATCGATGTCTATGGCCGGCAATGCACCGACTTCCAGGCATTTGCCGCCCGCAAGGTGGACAAGGGGCTTGATCTCGCGCTCGATTCCACCGTCACCCGCACCCTGCTCGGCCGCAGCTATCCTACCCCTGGCCTGCCGTCGAAAGCCTTCGACCGCGATTTCGAGCCGCTGGTGGAGATCGTGCAGGACACGGTCGGCCGCCACGACGCCTTCGCGACCGCCTGCAATTCGCGCTATTACGACGATATGGGCTATCCCGGCCATGTGAATTGCACCGACAATTTCAACTCAGCGCTGGCGCCCTATGGCATTGCCGGCCGCAAAGGCTGGGAAGCACTCAACTATTTCTACAACACCAATATCGACCACAATAATCAGCTCTACCTCGACGAACCCTGGTCGCGACCGGGCGATTATGTGTTGATGCGGGCGCTGACCGATCTCGTCTGCGTCTCCTCCTCTTGCCCCGACGATATCGACGCGGCAAATGGCTGGGATCCGACGGATATCCACGTCCGCACCTTTTCCGGAAAAGAGAAATTCACACGAGCGGTAGCCTATCGCATGACCCCTGACGCCGACGCTGAACTGACGCGCGAAACCGCGTTTCATCCCCGCCTCTCTGCCCTGACGCGGGACTACACCGAATATCGCGGCTTTTGGCTGCCGAACCGCTTTTCCTCCGAAGGGCCGGTCGAGGAATATTGGGCCTGCCGCGAAAGGGCAGTTGTCATCGACCTCTCGCCGCTCCGCAAGTTCGAGGTGACGGGACCGGATGCCGAGGAGTTGCTGCAATATTGCCTGACGCGCGACGTCCGCAAGCTTTCGACCGGCCAGGTCGTGTATTCCGCCATGTGCTACGAAAACGGTGGGATGATCGACGACGGCACGCTCTTCCGCCTCGGAGACAAGAATTTCCGCTGGATCGGCGGCGATGATTACAGCGGCATCTGGCTGCGCGAACAGGCGGAGAAAAAGGGCTTCAAGGCCTGGGTCCGCTCATCGACCGACCAGATGCACAATATCGCCCTCCAGGGGCCGAAAAGCCGCGATATCCTGAAGGAGATCATCTGGACCGCGCCGCGCCAACCGACGATCGGCGAACTCGAATGGTTCCGCTTCGCCGTCGGCCGCATCGGCGGTTTCGAAGGCGCGCCCGTGGTCGTCTCGCGCACGGGCTATACCGGCGAACTCGGCTACGAGATCTTCTGTCATCCGAAGGATGCCCTTACCGTCTTCGACGCCGTCTGGAAGGCCGGAGAACCCTATGGGCTGAAGCCGATGGGGCTCGAAGCGCTGGATATGGTCCGCATCGAGGCCGGCCTGATCTTTGCCCATCACGAGTTTACCGACCAGACCGATCCCTTCGAGGCCGGCATCGGCTTCACCGTGCCGCTGAAATCCAAGCAGGATGATTTCATCGGTCGCGAGGCGCTGATCCGTCGCAAGGAGAACCCGCGCCACCTGATGGTCGGGCTGGAGATCCAGGCCAATGAAGCGGTCGGCCACGGCGACTGCGTCCATATCGGCCGCGCGCAGGTTGGCGTCGTCACCAGCGCCACGCGCTCACCGATCCTTGGCAAGACGATCGCGCTCGCCCGCATCGACGTTCAGCATGCGGGTGTCGGTACGAAGGTCGAGATCGGCAAGCTCGATGGCCACCAGAAGCGTCTACCGGCCACCATCGTGCCGCTATCGCACTACGATCCGCAAAAGACGCGGCCACGTTCGTAA
- a CDS encoding methyl-accepting chemotaxis protein yields MDFQTSILGRMNGFLYRCRADENYTMLEMTNGIERVFGYPADEIIGNRARTFTSIMCEDDVPVMDEVVGKALESRADWTMEYRIRHNEGHFIWVTETGGGVWGEAGELLYLEGSIINIESLYQRIDEQTSDMRVTASKTGEILQSLRYLKLLAVNAGIEAARAGTAGSGFAVLAAEMRTLANSSEEAARAISNAQRKTE; encoded by the coding sequence ATGGATTTCCAAACAAGCATTCTTGGCCGCATGAACGGTTTTCTCTATCGCTGCCGCGCGGATGAAAATTATACGATGTTGGAGATGACAAACGGCATCGAACGCGTCTTCGGTTATCCGGCGGACGAGATCATCGGTAACCGGGCACGAACCTTCACCTCCATCATGTGTGAAGACGACGTGCCTGTTATGGACGAGGTCGTCGGCAAGGCATTGGAAAGCCGCGCCGACTGGACGATGGAATATCGCATTCGCCACAACGAAGGTCATTTCATCTGGGTGACGGAAACCGGTGGCGGCGTCTGGGGCGAGGCCGGTGAACTGCTCTATCTCGAAGGCAGCATCATCAATATCGAGTCGCTCTATCAACGCATCGACGAACAGACCTCCGACATGCGGGTGACGGCATCGAAGACCGGCGAGATATTGCAGTCGTTGCGCTACCTGAAACTGCTCGCCGTCAATGCCGGCATCGAGGCGGCGAGAGCAGGAACGGCCGGATCGGGCTTTGCGGTGCTTGCGGCGGAAATGCGCACGCTCGCCAACTCCTCGGAAGAGGCGGCGCGCGCGATCTCGAATGCGCAGCGCAAGACGGAGTAA
- a CDS encoding NAD(P)-binding domain-containing protein, whose translation MTRVAVIGAGPSGLAQLRAFQSAAQKGATIPEVVCYEKQSDWGGLWNYTWRTGLDEHGEPVHGSMYRYLWSNGPKECLEFADYTFEEHFGKPIASYPPRAVLWDYIKGRVEKADVRKWVRFSTPVRMVRFDEETKKFTVTAHDRVEDRMYDEEFDYVVVANGHFSTPNVPYFEGVKTFNGRVLHAHDFRDALEFKDKNVLIVGRSYSAEDIGSQCWKYGAKSVTTSYRSKPMGFKWPENFEERPLLTKLENKTAHFIDGSKKDVDALILCTGYQHHFPFLPDELRLKTANRLWADHLYKGVVFDTNPQLFYIGMQDQFYTFNMFDVQAWWARDVMMGRIKLPSEEELKANFDMWRAREEALEDAEQMIWYQGDYVKELLAETDYPSFDIEGTNKTFMEWEHHKAENVMGFRDHAYRSLMTGNMSPTHHTPWVEALDDSMEEYLRN comes from the coding sequence ATGACAAGAGTTGCCGTCATCGGCGCCGGTCCTTCCGGCTTGGCCCAGTTGCGGGCCTTCCAGTCGGCGGCCCAGAAGGGCGCCACGATCCCGGAGGTCGTCTGCTACGAAAAGCAGTCCGATTGGGGCGGGCTTTGGAACTATACCTGGCGTACTGGCCTCGACGAACATGGCGAGCCGGTTCACGGCAGCATGTACCGCTATCTCTGGTCGAACGGCCCGAAGGAATGCCTGGAATTTGCCGACTATACGTTCGAGGAGCATTTCGGAAAGCCGATCGCCTCCTATCCGCCGCGCGCCGTCCTCTGGGACTATATCAAGGGCCGTGTCGAGAAGGCCGATGTCCGCAAATGGGTGCGCTTCAGCACGCCGGTGCGCATGGTGCGCTTCGACGAGGAGACGAAGAAGTTCACGGTGACGGCGCATGATCGTGTCGAAGACCGGATGTACGACGAGGAATTCGACTATGTCGTCGTCGCCAACGGCCACTTCTCGACGCCGAACGTGCCCTATTTCGAGGGCGTGAAGACCTTCAACGGCCGTGTGCTACATGCCCATGACTTCCGCGATGCGCTGGAATTCAAGGACAAGAACGTGCTGATCGTCGGCCGCAGCTATTCAGCCGAGGATATCGGCTCGCAATGCTGGAAGTACGGCGCGAAATCGGTGACAACAAGCTACCGCTCGAAGCCGATGGGCTTCAAATGGCCGGAGAATTTCGAGGAACGGCCGCTGCTGACCAAGCTTGAAAACAAGACGGCGCACTTCATCGATGGATCGAAAAAGGATGTTGACGCGCTGATCCTGTGCACCGGATATCAGCACCATTTCCCCTTCCTGCCCGACGAACTACGCTTGAAAACGGCAAACCGTCTCTGGGCCGATCACCTCTACAAGGGCGTGGTCTTCGACACGAACCCGCAGCTTTTCTATATCGGCATGCAGGACCAGTTCTATACCTTCAACATGTTCGACGTGCAGGCCTGGTGGGCACGCGATGTTATGATGGGCCGCATCAAGCTCCCCTCGGAAGAGGAGCTGAAGGCCAATTTCGATATGTGGCGTGCCCGCGAGGAGGCGCTCGAGGATGCCGAACAGATGATCTGGTATCAGGGCGACTACGTGAAGGAGCTGCTCGCCGAGACCGACTATCCGAGCTTCGACATCGAGGGCACGAATAAGACCTTCATGGAATGGGAGCATCACAAGGCGGAGAACGTCATGGGTTTCCGCGACCATGCCTATCGCTCTCTGATGACCGGCAACATGTCGCCGACGCATCATACGCCCTGGGTCGAGGCGCTTGACGATTCCATGGAGGAATATCTGCGCAATTGA
- a CDS encoding heme-dependent oxidative N-demethylase family protein, with the protein MAIAFKQETFRDDFSYRNSPENIRRFPFPFDRDEYMYSVNMEPHVKGQAGTIYESLIDVDEHYVAEMHDRALVLKEDPLRYQALPHMMSAQWDTLELLMEEQAAGYPEHFTLIKNGDQWRWINRPLGIDDTFIFGDASTLPYEPFEYITRQAQGDFCIVDQRDNNLWMDAGMVTTQADWSLDFDIGMNFMEWHGPVPLAHQIGVFDRALKFLLNLQQGKPTRRFNWTMTINPRLDTSPENYPKWGPDRLTVTPQNIGEKVHLRVELQSLWRLPRSNAILFVIRCYLMNMDELVTVPKWARRFPRVLRTLPPELIDYKGLTRFREMTIDWLSKYDDGAPTSAGTFPD; encoded by the coding sequence ATGGCAATCGCCTTCAAGCAGGAAACGTTCCGGGACGATTTCAGCTATCGCAACAGTCCGGAGAACATCCGCCGCTTTCCGTTCCCGTTCGATCGCGACGAGTACATGTATTCCGTCAACATGGAACCGCATGTGAAGGGGCAGGCCGGCACGATCTATGAAAGCCTGATCGACGTCGACGAGCACTATGTCGCCGAGATGCACGACCGGGCCCTGGTCCTGAAGGAAGACCCGCTACGCTACCAGGCGCTGCCGCACATGATGTCGGCGCAATGGGATACGCTGGAACTCCTGATGGAGGAGCAGGCCGCCGGCTACCCCGAGCATTTCACGCTGATCAAAAACGGCGATCAATGGCGCTGGATCAACCGGCCGCTCGGCATCGACGACACGTTCATTTTCGGCGACGCATCGACGCTGCCCTATGAGCCCTTCGAATACATCACCCGCCAGGCCCAGGGTGATTTCTGCATCGTCGACCAGCGCGACAACAATCTCTGGATGGATGCCGGTATGGTCACGACCCAGGCCGACTGGTCGCTCGATTTCGACATCGGCATGAATTTCATGGAATGGCATGGTCCCGTGCCGCTCGCTCACCAGATCGGCGTCTTCGACCGTGCGCTGAAATTTCTGTTGAACCTGCAGCAGGGCAAGCCGACGCGCCGCTTCAACTGGACGATGACGATCAATCCCCGCCTTGACACCAGCCCGGAGAACTATCCGAAATGGGGTCCGGATCGCCTGACGGTGACACCGCAGAATATCGGCGAGAAGGTGCATCTGCGCGTCGAATTGCAGAGCCTCTGGCGCCTGCCGCGCTCGAATGCCATTCTCTTCGTCATCCGTTGCTATCTGATGAACATGGACGAGCTGGTGACCGTGCCGAAATGGGCGCGTCGCTTCCCGCGCGTGCTGCGCACGCTGCCGCCGGAACTCATCGACTACAAGGGCCTGACGCGGTTCCGTGAGATGACGATCGACTGGCTTTCGAAATATGACGACGGCGCGCCGACCAGCGCCGGCACCTTCCCGGATTGA
- a CDS encoding PDR/VanB family oxidoreductase, which produces MSGGTEIPVRVAKVTPIAHRIKRFRFERLDGKPMPYFSGGAHVIVSMNDGGHIRRNAYSLMSPPHDCSAYEISVLHVEDSRGGSTFMHEKVSEGDELKVSYPVNLFQPDWRGRKHLLIAGGIGITPFIAMMEQFSREGANFELHYAVRSLDRGAYCKDLVARYGSHRVKIYCDAEKNYIPLARLLDSQPLGTHLYVCGPSGMIDGVLKAGLEAGWPEQNLHSERFLSSQPGKPFSIELTRSGKTVHVGHHESILEAVEAAGVDAPFLCRGGACGQCETAVAVCEGKILHHDVYLTDEEKASGRKVMICVSRFEGNTLHLDL; this is translated from the coding sequence GTGAGCGGTGGTACTGAAATTCCCGTCCGCGTGGCGAAGGTGACGCCGATCGCCCACCGCATCAAGCGGTTCCGCTTCGAACGCCTCGACGGCAAGCCGATGCCCTATTTTTCCGGCGGCGCCCATGTCATAGTCTCGATGAACGATGGCGGTCATATCAGGCGCAACGCCTATTCGCTGATGTCGCCGCCGCATGATTGTTCGGCCTATGAGATCAGCGTGCTGCATGTCGAGGATTCGCGCGGCGGCTCGACCTTCATGCATGAGAAGGTGAGCGAAGGCGACGAGCTGAAGGTCAGCTATCCGGTCAATCTCTTCCAGCCGGACTGGCGCGGCCGCAAGCATCTGTTGATCGCCGGCGGCATCGGCATCACGCCCTTCATTGCGATGATGGAGCAGTTTTCCCGCGAGGGTGCCAATTTCGAGCTACATTATGCGGTGCGCTCGCTCGATCGCGGCGCCTACTGCAAGGATCTCGTCGCGCGCTACGGCTCGCATCGGGTGAAGATCTATTGCGACGCGGAAAAGAACTACATTCCGCTCGCCCGTCTCCTCGATAGTCAGCCGCTCGGCACGCATCTCTATGTCTGCGGCCCCTCGGGCATGATCGACGGGGTGCTGAAGGCAGGGCTTGAAGCAGGCTGGCCGGAGCAGAACCTTCATTCCGAGCGCTTCCTCTCCTCGCAGCCTGGCAAGCCTTTCTCGATCGAGCTGACGCGCTCGGGCAAGACCGTGCATGTCGGCCATCACGAGAGCATATTGGAAGCGGTCGAGGCAGCTGGCGTTGACGCGCCTTTCCTCTGTCGCGGCGGCGCCTGCGGACAGTGCGAGACGGCGGTTGCCGTCTGCGAAGGCAAGATTCTGCACCACGACGTCTATCTGACCGACGAAGAAAAAGCTTCCGGCCGCAAGGTGATGATCTGTGTCTCCCGCTTCGAGGGAAATACGCTGCATCTCGACCTCTAG
- a CDS encoding dimethylamine monooxygenase subunit DmmA family protein, with protein sequence MLVEGIKSRPVYKGLSIQPQARRHIFALEGEGPNALLDQQSALDDTVLSRSEILYVARGSQGKGHDETLRRLGSDMFFTAPTIATLLFRLKGSLATAHMGTRLYIAGTEGFIGQAMMVALDYGMDHASVITEHRGSLARRVQCVHCKGITEDVTHSPFACGHCGLPLLVRDHYSRRLGAFQGVNIDAEEPGSGPDPEELFL encoded by the coding sequence ATGCTCGTCGAAGGCATCAAGAGCCGACCGGTCTACAAGGGCCTCTCCATCCAGCCGCAGGCCCGGCGGCACATCTTCGCGCTTGAAGGCGAGGGGCCCAATGCCCTCCTCGACCAGCAATCCGCACTTGACGATACTGTCCTGTCGCGCAGCGAGATCCTCTATGTCGCTCGCGGCTCGCAGGGCAAGGGTCATGACGAGACCCTGCGCCGGCTCGGCTCCGACATGTTCTTCACGGCGCCAACCATCGCGACGCTACTTTTCCGCCTGAAAGGGTCGCTTGCGACCGCCCATATGGGCACGCGGCTTTATATCGCCGGCACGGAAGGGTTCATCGGCCAGGCGATGATGGTGGCGCTCGATTACGGCATGGATCATGCCTCTGTTATCACGGAGCATCGTGGCTCGCTGGCGCGCCGCGTGCAGTGCGTCCATTGCAAGGGCATCACCGAGGATGTCACTCATAGCCCCTTTGCCTGCGGCCATTGCGGCCTTCCGCTTCTGGTGCGCGATCACTATTCGCGTCGCCTCGGCGCCTTCCAGGGCGTCAACATCGATGCGGAAGAACCGGGCAGCGGGCCTGATCCGGAGGAGTTGTTCCTGTGA
- a CDS encoding aminomethyltransferase family protein, with amino-acid sequence MALSWRFSALADRHRALGSKLEDWSGMGTAWTYEKDMSDEHVAIRTKAGIMDVSGLKKVHLVGPHAIAVLDAITTRDMSKIYPGRSVYAAMLNDRGYFTDDCIVYRTGPNSWMLVHGSGSGHEEIVKQAAGRNCAVLFDDDLHDLSLQGPVAVDYLAKYVPGIRDLKYFHHMQTTLFGAPVMISRTGYTGERGYEIFVRGQDAPMVWDRIVAEGKEMGIIPCCFSVLDMLRVESYLLFYPYDNSQMYPFADQPPGDSLWELGLDFTVSPGKTGFRGAEEHARLKGKERFKIFGMLIDADGPADLGDEVFADGKKVGVITCPCYSALTKKSMAIARLDVDKAVQGTKLEVRGKTLTASAIAHTLPFDDPEKKKRTAVG; translated from the coding sequence ATGGCACTATCATGGCGTTTCTCCGCCTTGGCGGACCGGCATCGCGCTTTGGGATCGAAACTAGAGGACTGGAGCGGCATGGGAACCGCCTGGACCTACGAGAAGGACATGTCGGATGAGCATGTCGCGATCCGGACCAAGGCCGGCATCATGGATGTTTCCGGCCTGAAGAAGGTACATCTGGTCGGCCCGCATGCGATCGCCGTCCTCGACGCTATCACTACCCGCGACATGTCGAAGATCTATCCCGGCCGCTCGGTCTATGCCGCGATGCTGAACGATCGTGGTTATTTCACCGACGACTGCATCGTCTACCGCACCGGCCCGAATTCCTGGATGCTGGTTCACGGCTCCGGCTCCGGTCACGAGGAAATCGTCAAGCAGGCGGCCGGCCGCAACTGCGCTGTCCTTTTTGATGACGACCTCCATGATCTGTCGCTGCAGGGGCCGGTTGCGGTCGATTATCTCGCCAAATATGTGCCCGGCATCCGCGATCTCAAATATTTCCACCACATGCAAACGACGCTGTTCGGCGCGCCGGTGATGATCTCGCGCACCGGCTATACCGGCGAGCGCGGCTACGAGATTTTCGTGCGCGGTCAGGATGCCCCGATGGTTTGGGACCGTATCGTCGCCGAAGGCAAAGAGATGGGGATTATTCCCTGCTGCTTCAGTGTTCTCGACATGCTTCGCGTCGAAAGCTACCTGCTCTTCTACCCTTACGACAATTCGCAGATGTATCCCTTCGCTGACCAGCCGCCCGGCGACAGTCTCTGGGAGCTCGGGCTCGATTTCACCGTCAGCCCCGGCAAGACCGGTTTCCGAGGTGCCGAGGAACATGCTCGTCTCAAGGGCAAGGAGCGCTTCAAGATCTTCGGTATGTTGATCGATGCCGACGGCCCGGCCGATCTCGGCGACGAGGTCTTTGCCGATGGCAAAAAAGTCGGCGTCATCACCTGCCCGTGCTATTCTGCGCTGACGAAAAAATCTATGGCGATAGCCCGCCTCGACGTCGATAAGGCCGTGCAGGGCACCAAGTTGGAGGTGCGCGGCAAAACGCTCACAGCGAGCGCGATTGCCCACACGCTGCCCTTCGACGATCCGGAAAAGAAGAAGAGGACGGCCGTGGGTTGA